A window of the Thiomicrospira microaerophila genome harbors these coding sequences:
- a CDS encoding prenyltransferase: MIKAIFLTARPPFLLLTLSVITMAGALAHKDNAEFSIALFTLVLLGALAAHASVNMLNEAHDARSGLDELTQRTPFSGGSGALQDYPGLINRVEAIGLGLLGFVMTLGLYFIWLTGWGLLPIGLVGVGLVLAYTPKITRSPWLCLITPGLAFGPLMVMGSYYVLTGYYSCIALALSLIPFFLVNNLLLLNQYPDLAADRQVGRRNLVIAYGEKTGVRVFNLFLITSFVGLVALALTDCIPLWSLLGLLMLVLAIPLMIKLITSPHPFRPSSTDLASNVIINLATPALIALGLLIA; encoded by the coding sequence ATGATTAAAGCGATTTTTTTAACGGCTAGGCCGCCTTTTTTATTGCTTACGCTTTCAGTTATCACGATGGCCGGTGCATTGGCCCACAAGGATAACGCGGAGTTTTCAATTGCACTCTTTACGCTGGTACTGCTTGGCGCGCTTGCTGCACATGCCAGTGTCAATATGCTCAATGAAGCGCATGATGCACGTTCTGGTTTGGATGAACTAACTCAACGCACACCTTTTAGTGGAGGCAGTGGCGCATTGCAAGACTATCCGGGGTTGATTAACCGCGTTGAAGCAATAGGGTTGGGTTTGCTCGGGTTTGTCATGACTCTGGGCTTGTATTTTATCTGGCTCACAGGATGGGGGCTGCTGCCGATTGGCCTAGTCGGTGTTGGCTTGGTTCTTGCCTATACCCCTAAAATAACCCGTTCTCCTTGGCTTTGTTTAATCACACCAGGCCTGGCATTTGGACCCTTAATGGTCATGGGGTCTTACTATGTACTCACCGGGTACTATAGCTGTATTGCGTTGGCACTCTCCTTGATTCCATTCTTCCTAGTTAATAATTTATTATTGCTTAACCAATACCCAGATTTAGCGGCTGATCGACAAGTCGGGCGGCGCAACCTAGTTATTGCTTATGGTGAAAAAACCGGTGTTCGCGTATTTAACCTGTTTTTAATAACCAGCTTTGTAGGTCTAGTTGCTCTGGCGCTCACAGACTGTATTCCATTATGGAGCCTTTTAGGACTGTTGATGCTGGTGCTCGCTATTCCATTAATGATCAAACTTATAACATCACCTCATCCTTTTAGACCGTCATCAACTGACTTGGCTTCGAACGTTATCATCAATTTAGCGACCCCCGCGTTGATAGCGCTAGGTTTGTTAATCGCTTGA